ACGAATCTTCTGTTTTATTTTCAAAGGGCCGTTTTTTTCCTGAAATCGCTAAGCTTCAGAGCGTTCAGACGCTTTTTCTCGACCAGCATTTGCGCCAATTAACGAGGGAGAGCTTTTAATCACTTGGTTATTGACGGCGGGTAACAACGGATGGTTGACGCGTTTGTTTCGTCACGTTTCAAATTAATGATTCCAGGCGTCACTGCCAACTTGCAGGTACTTGCTTTCGAAGGCAGTGAGTGTCTTGATCAACCGTATTTCATTCAGGTGCAAGTTGTCAGCGAAAACCCTGAGCTGGATCTGGAGGTATTGCTTCATCAGCCGGTCTATCTGGATCTGGGCGAAACGGATCAAGGCCTGCACGGGTTGGTCTACGCCATCGGTCGCGATGCCCAGGGAGCCCGGCTCACCCGTTACCATCTTACGCTCGCGCCCCGCCTGGCCTGTCTCGCCCATCGCATTGACCAGCGGATTTTCCAGCAGCGCAGCGTGCCGCAGATCATCGCCAGCGTGCTTGAGCAACACGGCATCCTGGCGGATGCCTATGCCTTCGAGCTGGGCCCGGTGATTTATCCGCCGCGGCTCTTTTGCGTGCAGTATGGCGAGACTGATCTGCACTTCATTCAGCGACTGTGCGAGGAAGAGGGTATCCATTACCACTTCCGTCATAGTGCCGACAGTCATCTACTGGTGTTTGGTGATGATCAAACGGTGTTTCAGCGCCTGCCGATGCAGCGATACTGCTCGACGATTGATCCGATGGCCGCAACCCATGGGGTAAAGCGCTTCGATATACGCCTGGAAACCCGCAGTCGGCGAACGGTGCGCCGTGATCACGACTTCGAGCACCCGTCGCTGCGGTTGCAGGACGCGTCTGGCTGTGCACCGGGCGCAGCCCTTGAGGATTATCGTTACCCGGCCGGTTTCACCCGTCGTGCACGGGGTTCGCAATTGACGCGTCGCAGCCTGGAGCGACATCAATCCGACCGCCATCGCGCATCGGGCAGCAGTGACCAGCCCCGGTTGCGCAGTGGTCACTTTCTTGAATTGCAAGACCATCCGGATCCGACCTGCAATGACCTGTGGTTGCTCACCTCGGTGCGCCACGAAGGCTGTCAGCCACAGGTCCTGGAGGAAGCGACAGGCGATACGGACACTTTCGTGGGGTATCGCAATCGGTTCATTGCAACTCCTTGGCGTGCCGTGCATCGGCCACCCCTCAAACATCCCAGGGCGTCCATTCATGGCAGCCA
This genomic stretch from Pseudomonas orientalis harbors:
- a CDS encoding type VI secretion system tip protein VgrG, which produces MVDAFVSSRFKLMIPGVTANLQVLAFEGSECLDQPYFIQVQVVSENPELDLEVLLHQPVYLDLGETDQGLHGLVYAIGRDAQGARLTRYHLTLAPRLACLAHRIDQRIFQQRSVPQIIASVLEQHGILADAYAFELGPVIYPPRLFCVQYGETDLHFIQRLCEEEGIHYHFRHSADSHLLVFGDDQTVFQRLPMQRYCSTIDPMAATHGVKRFDIRLETRSRRTVRRDHDFEHPSLRLQDASGCAPGAALEDYRYPAGFTRRARGSQLTRRSLERHQSDRHRASGSSDQPRLRSGHFLELQDHPDPTCNDLWLLTSVRHEGCQPQVLEEATGDTDTFVGYRNRFIATPWRAVHRPPLKHPRASIHGSQTATVTGPAGEEVHCDEYGRVKVRFHWDRLDRSDDKSSCWVRVATGWAGAGFGAMTIPRVGMEVLVTFLEGDPDQPVINGCLPNALHMPAFSLPQHKTRSVLRSRSVPGGAGSNELHLEDRRGEELIYLRAQRDLEQHVGHDSRLQVLGERSEIIRGLSTVRLESGEQRHIEGDRSVVLKASDHLAVQGDSHIQVAQVMVIEAGQQIHLKAGASLVIDAGAQLSFKAGGEHLQIQAGGIFSSRPITVGGSPCTARSASPSSVAGPPEVSVVQHLITDMAGQLDADFCPICERCREGQCASTGRAA